From Bifidobacterium sp. ESL0790, one genomic window encodes:
- a CDS encoding 4'-phosphopantetheinyl transferase superfamily protein encodes MEAENVDGFAHAETHSERAFRVVSAAARAALNTGPAGRVLGLGHDVVGIDEFASQLSQPGSRMRQLFSPRELRQAASRAKVKHDGEAAHLAVRWAGKEAVLKAWCEALGERPNPYTLDDFPWSAVEILDDSRSRPHVVLAPACETRLRESLGVADDDNASSSINDDGAMTNATEASDGTDGTDGRGGTTVGAASVARPALSLQWHVSLTHDAGIASAVVLLASVER; translated from the coding sequence ATGGAGGCTGAAAACGTTGATGGTTTCGCCCATGCCGAGACCCATTCCGAACGTGCTTTCCGCGTCGTGAGCGCCGCCGCTCGTGCTGCCCTCAACACTGGACCAGCCGGGCGCGTGCTCGGTCTCGGCCACGACGTGGTGGGCATTGATGAGTTCGCCAGCCAACTGAGCCAGCCCGGTTCGCGTATGCGCCAGCTCTTCTCACCCCGCGAGCTGCGGCAGGCGGCCTCGCGCGCCAAGGTCAAGCATGACGGCGAGGCGGCGCATCTGGCCGTGCGCTGGGCCGGCAAGGAGGCCGTGCTCAAGGCGTGGTGCGAGGCGCTGGGGGAGCGCCCCAACCCCTACACGCTCGACGATTTCCCCTGGTCCGCCGTCGAGATTCTGGACGATTCGCGCTCGCGTCCCCACGTCGTCCTCGCCCCCGCCTGCGAGACAAGGCTTCGCGAGTCGCTGGGCGTCGCGGATGATGATAATGCCAGCAGCTCCATAAACGACGACGGCGCGATGACCAACGCAACGGAGGCTTCGGATGGCACGGATGGCACGGATGGCAGGGGTGGCACGACGGTCGGCGCCGCATCTGTTGCCCGGCCTGCCCTTTCCTTGCAGTGGCACGTCTCCCTGACCCACGACGCTGGCATCGCCTCCGCCGTGGTGCTCCTGGCATCCGTCGAGCGCTGA
- a CDS encoding ATP-binding protein, which produces MWKRDSFQLMVLYGRRRVGKTALLDEFSSDKQALYFTARQQTSANNLQDFSRAINKFFGQPSSTPPFGSWQDAFQYVIDKAREKPERRLLFIFDEFPYAANSQPALPSTLQIAIDHGFKDANVMMILCGSNEGFMESEVLGRKSPLYGRRTGQLRLQPFDIFDTAKMLPGTGAIDVIKYYATFGGTPYYLQQIDENMTYEQNVTELLFSISGLLYEEPLVLLREELRDPTTYNSVMAAIGGGKTRQKNIAETAGLESSSVPKYLRTLSDLGLIERQVPFGENPARSRKGLWKIKDPFFAYWFRFVSPNINEIEAGDGDLIARSTAFGPLLDTYVGQVFETVSLQWLARANRTGGLPWLATSFGQWWGNNPRTREQTDIDVIAANPMDKRILIGECKWRSSLDVSQTLETLRGRAGLVRGYDSTSFGLFVKTDELARRARERHEVDVLVVSATEMLK; this is translated from the coding sequence ATGTGGAAGCGTGACAGTTTCCAACTCATGGTGCTCTATGGCCGTCGCCGCGTCGGCAAGACGGCGCTGTTGGACGAATTCTCAAGCGATAAGCAGGCGCTCTACTTCACCGCCCGCCAGCAAACGTCGGCGAACAACCTCCAGGACTTCTCACGCGCCATCAACAAATTCTTTGGCCAGCCAAGTTCCACTCCACCGTTCGGCTCATGGCAGGATGCTTTTCAATACGTCATCGACAAGGCCCGCGAAAAACCGGAGCGGCGTTTGCTCTTCATTTTCGACGAGTTTCCCTACGCGGCCAATAGCCAGCCGGCATTGCCTTCGACCTTGCAGATCGCGATAGACCATGGTTTTAAAGACGCCAACGTGATGATGATTCTTTGCGGCAGCAACGAGGGGTTCATGGAGAGCGAGGTGCTCGGCCGAAAAAGCCCGCTTTACGGCCGGCGCACAGGCCAGCTGCGTCTGCAACCTTTCGATATCTTCGACACGGCGAAGATGCTGCCCGGCACCGGTGCCATCGATGTGATCAAGTACTACGCCACGTTCGGCGGAACCCCGTATTATCTTCAGCAAATCGATGAAAACATGACTTACGAGCAAAATGTCACGGAGCTGTTGTTCAGCATCAGCGGCTTGCTTTACGAGGAACCGCTTGTGCTCCTTCGCGAGGAACTGCGCGACCCCACCACCTACAACTCGGTGATGGCCGCGATTGGTGGCGGTAAGACGCGACAGAAGAACATCGCCGAAACCGCCGGATTGGAATCGTCCAGCGTTCCAAAATACCTTCGCACACTCAGCGACCTCGGGCTCATCGAGCGGCAGGTTCCTTTCGGTGAGAATCCGGCGAGATCGCGTAAAGGGCTGTGGAAAATCAAGGACCCGTTCTTTGCTTATTGGTTCCGGTTCGTGAGTCCCAATATCAACGAAATCGAGGCCGGTGACGGTGATCTCATCGCGCGGAGCACCGCGTTCGGCCCACTGCTCGACACCTATGTGGGGCAGGTCTTCGAAACGGTAAGCCTGCAATGGCTCGCACGCGCCAACCGCACGGGCGGACTTCCTTGGCTCGCGACTTCGTTTGGACAGTGGTGGGGCAACAACCCGCGCACCCGAGAACAGACCGACATAGACGTCATCGCGGCCAATCCCATGGACAAGAGAATCCTGATCGGCGAATGCAAATGGCGTTCCTCGTTGGACGTCTCGCAGACGCTGGAGACGCTGCGTGGACGGGCCGGACTGGTACGTGGCTACGACAGCACGTCGTTCGGGTTGTTCGTCAAGACCGACGAGCTCGCGCGGAGGGCGCGGGAACGCCACGAAGTTGACGTGCTCGTGGTTTCGGCCACGGAAATGTTGAAGTAG
- a CDS encoding BspA family leucine-rich repeat surface protein codes for MLELESGTIPVTGSSYSSIPWRTDISYTRLAVTGHVTTTNNQALFNPSSPYGDGKLKSADVTNLDVSGATTLKYFFAGQPQLTEITGIGQWDTGNVTDTGYMFNNDPNLTKVDLSENGSHWDTSNVTNMDYMFNGDAELYSIGVPGLKIPSGVNSLTNHMFDGCVKLVHCQQPGEHVWTYGGKTLNWNEHLVDNQDGTYDCVLELESGDVPVTGSSYSSIPWRTDISYTRLAVTGHVTTTNNQALFNPSSPYGDGKLKSADVANLDVSGATTLKYFFAGQPQLTEITGIGQWDTGNVTDTGYMFNNDPNLTKVDLSENGSHWDTSNVTNMDYMFNGDAELYSVGSPGLEVPGGINCWTNHMFDGCVKLIRCGQPGPHTWTEGGSTLHWKETMSGTFENPECELELQYGTIPDTGTTGDSSSSHVQWKDPGISKLVVDAPGANGPVRLSSGYGIFDTYFMPNLKTADVTHLDTSASTNMAYMFHDQANLTEITGLDQWDTGLVTDMSHMFQNCPKLTGVGDLSGWHTGNVTSMANMFTGGAKLASVGDLSGWHTGKVTSMDSMFKGCAELTSVGDLHAWDTGLVTSLNAMFQGDAKLSGGLDSEGLRTFDVSGWHTGRVTDFRNVFDGCARLESLDISGFDMGAVGTMRPQDLYNNEDWMGDRLTLNFGMISAPNLVKIRVGSGLNMVGSTAHWFWSYDRREHKTSPLLGDRDINYPASSVDCSINANCRVGTPVYLSQDRATVMRGDQQGVYANPASSTWLYRATSYEGDGGNVTTCPEAVHGEHICTTATKALSRLNTWKDADAGVHTLDEDIPWSVPGDKLTAQWQSLDPPGINKATPHADGTLTVHGTLPGGTLADDQFTTYPYASASGGTHGTTAQSAKVTELTATAPADANWETTYTAATNPYPADKVGSGVSYWFTSTLTQHDLTTSSESARKQLTIDTVAPGVVDARTVNRAPDSGVGVQVRVHGVAWTSGDQTNQPQRATEAGDRVTITWPDGSTTGAKLDGTPLDAGDPGAIVTGSDGSFDVDVPAGTNLSGGSTASVTVWDNADGDGTTAGHPAGLENKANKTTVTVRLTPPTVDKLPLTGHNWGPASLVLLTVVAALAIATSAYAQYRRSRH; via the coding sequence GTGCTGGAATTAGAGTCTGGTACCATTCCTGTCACGGGCAGCAGCTATTCGTCGATTCCCTGGCGCACGGACATTAGCTACACCAGGCTGGCCGTCACCGGGCACGTGACCACAACCAACAACCAGGCCCTGTTCAACCCTTCTTCCCCCTACGGCGACGGCAAGCTCAAGAGCGCCGACGTGACCAACCTCGACGTGTCCGGGGCCACCACCCTGAAGTATTTTTTCGCAGGCCAACCCCAACTCACCGAAATCACAGGAATCGGCCAATGGGACACCGGCAACGTCACTGACACGGGCTACATGTTCAACAACGACCCGAATCTCACCAAAGTCGACCTGAGTGAAAATGGTAGCCACTGGGACACCAGCAACGTCACGAACATGGACTACATGTTCAACGGCGACGCGGAGCTCTACAGCATCGGTGTTCCCGGCCTTAAAATCCCAAGCGGCGTCAACAGCCTCACCAACCACATGTTCGACGGGTGCGTCAAGCTCGTGCACTGCCAGCAGCCCGGCGAACACGTCTGGACGTACGGCGGCAAGACACTCAACTGGAACGAGCACCTCGTCGATAACCAGGATGGCACCTACGACTGCGTCCTCGAATTGGAGAGCGGAGACGTCCCTGTCACGGGCAGCAGCTATTCGTCGATTCCCTGGCGCACGGACATTAGCTACACCAGGCTGGCCGTCACCGGGCACGTGACCACAACCAACAACCAGGCCCTGTTCAACCCTTCTTCCCCCTACGGCGACGGCAAGCTCAAGAGCGCCGACGTGGCCAACCTCGACGTGTCCGGGGCCACCACCCTGAAGTATTTTTTCGCAGGCCAACCCCAACTCACCGAAATCACAGGAATCGGCCAATGGGACACCGGCAACGTCACTGACACGGGCTACATGTTCAACAACGACCCGAATCTCACCAAAGTCGACCTGAGTGAAAATGGTAGCCACTGGGACACCAGCAACGTCACGAACATGGACTACATGTTCAACGGCGACGCGGAGCTCTACAGCGTCGGCTCGCCGGGGTTGGAGGTGCCCGGGGGCATCAACTGCTGGACCAATCATATGTTCGACGGGTGCGTGAAGCTCATCCGGTGCGGGCAGCCGGGCCCGCACACCTGGACTGAGGGCGGGAGCACTTTGCACTGGAAGGAGACCATGAGCGGCACCTTCGAGAACCCGGAGTGCGAGCTGGAGCTGCAGTACGGCACCATCCCCGACACCGGCACCACCGGCGACAGCTCCAGCAGCCACGTCCAGTGGAAGGACCCGGGCATCAGCAAGCTGGTCGTGGACGCGCCCGGGGCGAACGGGCCGGTCAGGCTCAGCAGCGGGTACGGGATCTTCGACACCTACTTCATGCCCAACCTCAAGACGGCCGACGTGACGCACCTGGACACGAGCGCCTCCACGAATATGGCCTACATGTTCCACGACCAGGCCAACCTGACCGAGATTACCGGACTCGACCAGTGGGACACGGGCCTGGTCACGGACATGAGCCACATGTTCCAGAATTGCCCCAAACTCACCGGTGTGGGTGACCTGTCCGGCTGGCATACCGGCAACGTCACCAGCATGGCGAACATGTTCACCGGAGGGGCGAAGCTCGCGTCAGTGGGTGACCTGTCGGGTTGGCACACCGGAAAGGTGACCTCGATGGACAGCATGTTCAAGGGGTGCGCGGAGCTCACCTCAGTGGGCGACCTGCACGCGTGGGACACGGGCCTGGTGACGAGCCTGAACGCCATGTTCCAGGGTGACGCGAAGCTCTCGGGCGGCCTGGACTCCGAGGGGCTGCGGACCTTCGACGTGTCCGGCTGGCACACGGGTCGGGTCACGGACTTCCGCAACGTGTTCGACGGGTGCGCCCGTCTGGAATCGTTGGACATCAGCGGCTTCGACATGGGCGCTGTGGGCACCATGCGCCCCCAGGACCTCTACAACAACGAAGACTGGATGGGCGACCGGCTCACGTTGAATTTCGGGATGATCTCGGCGCCCAACCTCGTCAAGATTCGCGTGGGTTCAGGATTAAACATGGTCGGCTCCACCGCACACTGGTTCTGGAGCTATGATCGCAGGGAACACAAGACCTCCCCGCTGCTCGGCGACCGCGACATCAACTACCCGGCCAGTTCTGTGGACTGCTCCATTAACGCCAACTGCCGCGTGGGCACCCCGGTCTACCTGAGCCAGGACCGCGCCACGGTAATGCGTGGCGACCAGCAGGGCGTCTACGCGAACCCGGCCTCGTCCACCTGGCTGTACCGGGCGACCAGCTACGAGGGCGACGGGGGCAATGTGACGACGTGCCCGGAGGCGGTGCATGGCGAGCACATCTGCACCACCGCCACCAAGGCACTCAGCCGTCTGAACACATGGAAGGACGCGGACGCGGGCGTGCACACCCTTGACGAGGACATCCCGTGGAGCGTGCCCGGCGACAAGCTCACCGCCCAATGGCAGTCCCTCGACCCGCCCGGCATAAACAAGGCCACCCCGCACGCGGACGGCACGCTCACCGTGCACGGCACGCTGCCCGGCGGCACGCTGGCGGACGACCAGTTCACCACCTACCCGTACGCCTCAGCCAGTGGCGGGACGCACGGTACCACCGCCCAGAGCGCCAAGGTGACTGAGCTGACCGCGACCGCGCCCGCTGACGCCAACTGGGAGACTACCTACACCGCCGCCACGAACCCGTATCCGGCCGACAAGGTCGGCTCGGGCGTCTCCTACTGGTTCACCTCGACGCTCACCCAGCATGATTTGACCACCAGCTCAGAGTCCGCGCGCAAGCAGCTGACCATCGACACGGTCGCCCCGGGCGTCGTGGACGCGCGGACCGTCAACCGGGCGCCCGACAGCGGGGTCGGGGTGCAGGTGCGGGTCCATGGCGTCGCGTGGACCAGCGGCGACCAGACCAACCAGCCCCAAAGGGCCACCGAGGCGGGCGACCGGGTCACCATCACCTGGCCCGACGGCAGCACCACCGGCGCCAAACTCGACGGCACGCCGTTGGACGCGGGCGACCCCGGGGCGATCGTGACGGGGTCGGACGGGTCGTTCGACGTGGACGTGCCCGCTGGCACCAACCTCTCCGGCGGCAGCACCGCCAGCGTGACCGTGTGGGACAACGCCGACGGCGACGGGACCACCGCCGGCCACCCCGCCGGCCTGGAGAACAAGGCCAACAAGACCACGGTCACGGTGCGCCTGACCCCGCCCACCGTCGACAAGCTCCCGCTGACCGGCCACAACTGGGGCCCTGCCAGCCTGGTCCTGCTGACCGTGGTGGCCGCCCTCGCCATCGCCACCAGTGCCTACGCCCAATACCGCCGATCCCGCCACTGA